Proteins from a genomic interval of Halomonas alkaliantarctica:
- a CDS encoding DUF883 family protein, translating into MAKRQPTYSTQADQLKDDLRHLSETVEELVNATAKDASGEMNDLRTRAERRLKDTRARLEARGERIYDETRDSLTQQADACDRYVHENPWTSIGIGAAAGMVVGMLLGRR; encoded by the coding sequence ATGGCTAAACGTCAGCCCACTTACTCTACTCAAGCAGATCAACTCAAAGACGATCTGCGCCACTTGAGTGAAACCGTTGAAGAGCTGGTCAATGCGACCGCTAAAGATGCCAGCGGAGAGATGAACGATCTACGTACTCGTGCCGAACGCCGCCTGAAAGACACCCGCGCACGCCTTGAAGCTCGCGGCGAACGGATCTACGACGAAACTCGTGACTCATTGACCCAACAAGCCGATGCATGTGATCGCTATGTCCACGAAAACCCCTGGACGAGCATTGGCATTGGTGCCGCAGCAGGTATGGTTGTGGGTATGCTGCTCGGTCGACGCTAA
- the mscK gene encoding mechanosensitive channel MscK — protein MFLLFVMSSVAFNPAHAALQSNMLERVPEQAELASRLAQLEALEEPLTAQQVSDKEALEAALEAYERLASVDERLAALDTRVEQAPEMLARLQRELSEAEEASQQLTVADLSNRPLDELETLQTNAVVELQQLQSQLAEVNSQLLAAQTLPERAQQSIAETLQRAESLRRQHDEREALLADRQLSALSDARLIQLRLERALAECEVSFYQRELSANSRLRELAQERRDVLMVQIDYQQQQLTMLQGVIDRQRRLASEQAIADAARDNPLIAAGHPVLVQEQQNNQMLSLELLRATDRANSIVRDNIEAQRQLENVRQLQRSLNEQIEAIRGSQLLSRILREQRKSLPPLSAPRDLQDEIADLRLKQFDLVRQRDQLRQSEQYATSRLAEANIEATPGLVNSLSQLYQSRRELVEQLEQSYGSLLSAAIELQLNQQQLVATTSELRKTINEQLFWVANSRPLDINWLRQLPRNLQLEWQEGEWRAILPTRWQGLSWEVLKGAPLVVLSLVLIGLRRQIKARLAKLHSQIGRLKSDTQLHTPKAVLLNVLLALPGPLALAGIGIGLLGAAEPLANSVAPALLQLALSWAVVAWGRRLLVADGVAERHFTWSPQYTAQLRQQLGGLGIALVPVIAIAAMSGEMETPLALRPVALGLLSFGLMAMSWWLAKLILAHIPIFGVHLFRLMLGLAMASVPLMLLGLVVWGYEYTALRLVGRFAITLYLLGLWVVVEATLVRSLAVAARRLAYRRALARRRAQVQEGAEGGLEVVEEPPLDMAQINSQSLRLSKLIVLIGFSALLYLVWSDLLSVLGYLDNVSLWEAQEGDLVDNALSISDIFAALLIVAITFIMAGNLPGLLEVMVLSRLSLKQGSAYAISSLLSYTIVGTGIVMGLSTLGVSWDKLQWLVAALSVGLGFGLQEIFANFISGLIILFERPIRIGDTITIGNLHGTVSRIRIRATTVTDFDRKEIIIPNKTFVTDQLINWSLSDNITRVVLTYGVAHGSDMAKVHQLLRKVADENPRVLTDPEPQVFCLSYGQHSLNFELRIFVNDLLDRLFAADEINCRVDALFREAGVRVAFEQMDVWLHPEQGEAVKVQSANQLPSAST, from the coding sequence TTGTTCCTGCTGTTTGTTATGAGCAGTGTCGCTTTTAATCCAGCCCACGCTGCGCTTCAGTCCAATATGCTTGAGCGGGTGCCCGAACAGGCTGAATTGGCATCAAGGCTTGCTCAGTTAGAAGCTCTTGAAGAACCCTTGACCGCCCAGCAGGTCAGCGATAAAGAGGCCCTGGAAGCGGCTCTTGAAGCTTATGAGCGGCTGGCTTCTGTGGACGAGCGTCTAGCGGCTCTAGACACCCGAGTAGAACAAGCCCCTGAAATGTTAGCACGACTGCAGCGCGAGTTGAGCGAAGCGGAAGAGGCTTCCCAGCAGCTAACGGTGGCTGACTTGAGCAACCGCCCCCTTGATGAGCTGGAAACGTTGCAAACTAACGCCGTGGTCGAGCTGCAGCAGTTGCAAAGCCAACTGGCAGAAGTGAACTCGCAACTGCTGGCCGCCCAAACACTGCCTGAACGTGCCCAGCAGTCCATCGCTGAAACTCTCCAACGCGCAGAAAGTTTACGCCGACAACACGATGAGCGCGAGGCTTTGCTAGCGGATCGCCAACTTTCTGCACTGAGCGATGCACGGCTTATCCAATTACGCCTTGAGCGGGCACTGGCCGAATGTGAAGTAAGCTTTTATCAGCGTGAGCTAAGCGCTAATAGCCGCCTGCGCGAATTAGCCCAGGAGCGCCGTGATGTGTTGATGGTGCAGATCGATTATCAACAGCAGCAGCTAACGATGTTGCAAGGCGTTATTGATCGGCAACGCCGATTGGCCTCTGAGCAAGCCATTGCCGATGCCGCCAGGGATAACCCGTTAATCGCCGCTGGGCATCCGGTGCTGGTGCAAGAGCAGCAAAACAATCAAATGCTAAGTTTAGAGCTGCTGCGGGCGACAGATCGCGCAAACAGTATAGTGCGCGACAATATTGAAGCCCAGCGGCAGTTAGAGAACGTGCGTCAGCTTCAGCGCAGCCTTAATGAGCAAATTGAGGCTATCCGCGGCAGCCAGCTGCTGTCGCGTATTCTGCGTGAACAGCGCAAGTCCTTGCCTCCCTTGTCGGCACCACGAGATTTACAGGACGAAATTGCCGACCTGCGCTTAAAACAGTTTGATTTGGTTCGTCAGCGCGACCAGCTACGTCAAAGCGAGCAGTACGCCACCTCGCGTTTAGCAGAGGCGAACATAGAGGCGACCCCTGGATTGGTCAATTCACTCTCGCAGCTTTATCAATCGCGCCGTGAACTGGTCGAGCAACTGGAACAGTCTTATGGCAGCTTATTAAGCGCGGCTATTGAACTACAGCTTAACCAACAGCAGCTAGTCGCAACGACCAGTGAGCTACGTAAAACTATCAATGAGCAGCTATTTTGGGTCGCGAATAGCCGCCCTTTAGATATTAATTGGCTACGTCAATTGCCGCGCAACCTACAGCTAGAGTGGCAGGAAGGGGAGTGGCGGGCCATTTTACCCACACGTTGGCAAGGGCTCTCTTGGGAGGTACTCAAAGGGGCACCTCTGGTGGTGTTAAGTCTGGTTTTAATCGGGTTGCGACGCCAGATTAAGGCCCGCTTGGCCAAGCTGCATTCGCAGATCGGTCGGTTGAAAAGCGATACCCAACTGCATACCCCCAAAGCGGTGCTGCTGAATGTGCTGCTAGCGCTCCCCGGGCCGCTGGCATTAGCAGGTATTGGCATTGGGCTGCTTGGTGCCGCTGAGCCATTGGCTAATAGCGTTGCCCCAGCGCTGCTTCAACTGGCCTTGAGTTGGGCCGTAGTCGCATGGGGACGTAGGCTCCTGGTAGCCGATGGCGTAGCCGAGCGCCACTTTACCTGGTCGCCCCAGTACACCGCCCAGTTACGCCAACAGCTAGGTGGGCTAGGCATTGCCTTGGTGCCAGTCATTGCCATTGCGGCAATGTCCGGGGAGATGGAAACACCGCTAGCACTGCGTCCGGTCGCCTTGGGTCTGTTGTCGTTTGGCTTGATGGCGATGAGCTGGTGGTTGGCGAAGTTGATACTGGCCCATATCCCCATATTTGGCGTACACCTATTTCGCTTAATGCTAGGGCTCGCTATGGCGTCGGTGCCGCTTATGCTGCTGGGCCTAGTGGTCTGGGGTTACGAATACACCGCGCTACGCTTAGTGGGACGGTTCGCTATTACCCTTTACTTGCTGGGGCTATGGGTCGTGGTGGAGGCTACTTTGGTGAGAAGTCTCGCGGTGGCCGCGCGGCGGCTCGCCTATCGCCGCGCTCTGGCCCGTCGTCGTGCTCAAGTACAAGAGGGTGCGGAAGGTGGTCTCGAAGTAGTCGAAGAACCCCCGCTTGATATGGCGCAGATCAATAGCCAATCGCTGCGGCTTTCCAAGTTGATTGTGTTGATTGGCTTTAGTGCGCTGCTCTATTTGGTCTGGTCAGACTTACTCTCGGTGCTCGGCTATTTGGACAACGTGTCACTGTGGGAGGCGCAAGAAGGGGATCTGGTCGATAACGCGCTATCGATATCAGACATCTTTGCTGCCCTGTTGATTGTAGCTATTACCTTTATCATGGCGGGCAACTTACCCGGTCTGCTGGAAGTGATGGTGCTATCCCGGCTGTCATTGAAGCAGGGTAGCGCCTATGCCATTAGCTCGTTGCTCTCTTACACCATTGTAGGTACGGGGATTGTCATGGGTCTGTCAACCCTCGGCGTTTCCTGGGATAAACTACAGTGGCTGGTCGCCGCCTTGAGTGTGGGGTTGGGGTTTGGCTTACAGGAGATTTTTGCCAACTTTATATCCGGTTTGATCATTCTGTTTGAGCGCCCGATACGTATTGGTGACACCATCACGATTGGCAATTTACACGGAACCGTCAGCCGTATCCGTATCCGCGCCACCACCGTTACCGATTTTGATCGTAAAGAGATCATTATCCCCAATAAAACCTTTGTGACCGACCAACTGATCAACTGGTCGTTGTCGGATAATATCACCCGCGTCGTGCTCACCTATGGCGTAGCCCACGGCTCCGATATGGCCAAGGTGCACCAGCTATTACGTAAGGTGGCGGATGAAAACCCCCGCGTGCTAACCGACCCAGAACCCCAGGTTTTCTGTTTAAGCTACGGGCAGCACAGCCTCAATTTTGAGCTGCGTATTTTCGTCAACGATCTGCTCGACCGGCTGTTTGCCGCCGATGAAATTAATTGCCGGGTGGATGCGTTGTTTCGGGAAGCGGGTGTACGCGTGGCATTTGAGCAGATGGATGTGTGGCTTCATCCTGAGCAGGGTGAAGCGGTTAAAGTGCAGTCGGCTAATCAGTTGCCCTCAGCATCGACATAA
- a CDS encoding DUF1820 family protein: MAAKPIYRVVVHQQGEIWDLYVREIFQSELWGFIEVEEFVFDDASRVVVDPATEKLQRTFDGVKRSYLPLNAIVRIDEVEREGPLKAVKTDARVAEFPRSFPLPPRGEG, translated from the coding sequence ATGGCGGCCAAGCCGATCTACCGTGTAGTGGTTCACCAGCAGGGTGAAATTTGGGATTTATACGTCCGAGAGATCTTTCAAAGCGAACTCTGGGGCTTTATTGAAGTCGAGGAGTTTGTCTTTGACGATGCTTCACGGGTAGTGGTTGACCCCGCGACTGAAAAATTGCAACGAACCTTCGATGGTGTCAAACGTAGCTACCTACCGTTAAATGCTATTGTGCGCATTGATGAAGTAGAGCGTGAAGGGCCATTGAAAGCGGTCAAAACCGATGCCCGGGTTGCGGAGTTTCCCCGTTCCTTTCCGTTGCCCCCGCGCGGCGAAGGGTAA
- a CDS encoding ATP-grasp domain-containing protein, producing the protein MQKDPNKGYIALLGWSLNAIEAAENFDRRYIVVAPDWAEEYCQKHDIPYVPWNFERLNDRSMEIAETLKEKGVDVAIPLYEETVEWAGAINSVLLDNPRIYGQSLLLRDKALMKRRAQLGGIRVGIFEEAHDKEDVVRFLKRVNQTLLKLDGDPNDPIHLKAFDKAGCLGHRVIRTPDEVDTIPDEEFPVLMESHLDGWEFAVEAWIHDGKIAFLNISEYVTLGYSVFVPASPELEIYREQITQQIEKLIKAFDIEFGMIHPEYFVTSDGEMYFGEVAYRPPGFKVFELLERVYGFNAYEASMLVFDPKTTKEEVANFFPKEVVDADGFAGCFGVYPRRRVVSRLEIPEETEDHPYFESHELTSPVEETVTKRTAFGTHWGLIYFKGEDAHTIRDLLKRQEDLDFYV; encoded by the coding sequence ATGCAGAAGGATCCCAATAAGGGCTATATCGCTCTATTAGGCTGGAGTCTCAATGCGATTGAAGCGGCCGAGAATTTTGACCGTCGCTACATTGTCGTTGCACCCGATTGGGCGGAAGAGTATTGCCAAAAACACGACATTCCCTACGTGCCTTGGAATTTCGAGCGACTCAATGACCGCTCGATGGAAATTGCCGAGACACTGAAGGAAAAAGGTGTCGATGTCGCCATTCCGCTCTACGAAGAGACCGTTGAGTGGGCAGGGGCCATCAACTCTGTGCTACTGGATAACCCGCGCATTTACGGCCAATCGCTGCTATTGCGTGATAAGGCGCTAATGAAGCGTCGTGCCCAACTAGGCGGCATCCGCGTGGGTATTTTTGAAGAAGCCCACGATAAAGAAGATGTAGTGCGCTTTCTGAAGCGCGTTAACCAGACGCTGCTGAAGCTGGACGGCGACCCCAACGACCCGATTCACCTGAAAGCGTTTGATAAAGCAGGCTGTCTTGGTCACCGCGTTATTCGCACCCCAGATGAAGTCGATACCATTCCCGATGAAGAGTTTCCGGTGTTGATGGAATCGCACCTGGATGGCTGGGAATTTGCCGTTGAAGCATGGATTCACGATGGCAAAATCGCCTTCTTGAATATTTCCGAATACGTGACGCTTGGGTACTCGGTGTTTGTGCCCGCATCGCCTGAGCTCGAGATTTACCGCGAACAGATCACTCAACAAATCGAAAAGCTGATTAAAGCATTCGATATTGAGTTTGGTATGATCCACCCGGAATACTTTGTCACCAGCGATGGTGAGATGTACTTTGGCGAAGTGGCTTACCGTCCACCCGGTTTTAAGGTATTTGAACTGCTAGAGCGTGTTTACGGCTTTAACGCTTACGAAGCTTCGATGCTAGTGTTCGACCCAAAAACCACGAAAGAAGAAGTGGCCAACTTCTTCCCCAAAGAAGTGGTCGATGCCGATGGCTTTGCCGGTTGCTTTGGCGTTTATCCCCGCCGTCGTGTGGTCAGCCGCTTGGAAATTCCCGAAGAGACCGAAGATCACCCCTATTTTGAGTCTCATGAGCTAACCTCACCAGTAGAAGAAACCGTTACTAAACGCACTGCGTTTGGTACCCATTGGGGTCTGATCTACTTTAAAGGCGAGGATGCGCATACGATTCGCGATCTGCTAAAACGCCAAGAAGATCTCGACTTCTATGTATAA
- a CDS encoding phospholipase A, whose protein sequence is MVTRKLPLTKLIVLLSLATFSASAVAESQQEIEERIRALNAELYDLHQQLQQIESPEDAAQGMPFEQLPEEAAREDLSERRELEQASTRNPFSITTHRTNYLFPVSYNANQNRESFRNISGDTPIDNVELKFQFSAKVNLAEQVLGNYGDVYFGYTQRSWWQAYNTDASSPFRETNYEPEVFIDFDNAWGALGWVNTRNRVSLNHQSNGRSSPLSRSWNRVYLESTFQRGDWAFTLAPHWRIPESSKDDDNPDIERYMGYGDIRLAKRLNNNHEVSGQLRGNPSAGNIGTQIDYSWPAFNSLRAHVQYYYGYGESMIDYDHRVHRLSLGFSLNPLFSATGLNR, encoded by the coding sequence ATGGTCACCCGAAAACTGCCGTTAACGAAACTTATTGTCCTGCTGAGTCTTGCAACTTTTAGTGCGAGTGCCGTCGCTGAGTCTCAACAAGAGATTGAGGAGCGTATCCGTGCCCTCAACGCCGAGCTGTATGACCTGCATCAACAGTTGCAGCAGATTGAGAGCCCCGAAGATGCCGCGCAGGGCATGCCGTTTGAACAGTTGCCTGAAGAAGCTGCACGGGAAGATTTAAGCGAGCGCCGTGAGCTTGAACAGGCATCAACCCGCAACCCGTTTTCCATCACTACCCACCGCACCAACTACCTTTTTCCAGTTAGCTATAACGCCAATCAAAACCGTGAAAGCTTCCGAAATATTTCTGGTGATACCCCGATTGATAACGTTGAGTTGAAATTCCAGTTTAGTGCCAAGGTTAATCTGGCGGAGCAGGTATTGGGCAACTATGGCGATGTTTACTTTGGCTACACCCAACGCAGTTGGTGGCAGGCTTATAATACTGACGCCTCATCGCCTTTCCGGGAAACCAACTACGAGCCGGAAGTGTTTATCGACTTTGACAATGCCTGGGGGGCGCTGGGCTGGGTGAATACCCGCAACCGAGTTTCCCTCAATCACCAGTCTAATGGACGCTCGTCTCCTCTCTCGCGTAGCTGGAATCGGGTTTATCTCGAAAGCACCTTTCAACGCGGCGACTGGGCGTTCACCCTGGCACCGCATTGGCGCATTCCAGAATCCTCAAAGGATGATGACAACCCAGATATCGAACGCTACATGGGATACGGCGATATTCGTCTCGCCAAACGCCTCAATAATAACCATGAAGTGAGCGGTCAGTTACGCGGCAACCCCAGCGCAGGGAATATAGGCACCCAGATTGATTACAGTTGGCCTGCTTTCAACAGTTTGCGGGCACATGTACAGTACTACTACGGATACGGTGAAAGCATGATTGATTATGATCATCGCGTGCATCGCTTGAGCCTTGGGTTTAGCTTAAATCCCTTATTTAGTGCGACAGGGCTGAACCGATAG
- a CDS encoding phage holin family protein, whose product MALGPTQRVFSAAKRLLKSLIANSETRLRLAVFELEEERARLLVLLLLAGASLLLLLLGIATLTALVVVLFWDTYRLTAIAISAGVLIGASLLLAVIAIRQSKQHSLLKETLKQLAADRALLEEPSDETIRRHR is encoded by the coding sequence ATGGCTTTGGGTCCAACCCAACGCGTCTTCTCTGCCGCCAAACGCTTGCTGAAATCGCTGATTGCTAATAGCGAAACCCGTCTGCGTTTGGCGGTGTTTGAGTTAGAAGAGGAACGTGCTCGCCTACTGGTTTTGCTTCTTCTTGCAGGAGCAAGCTTACTGCTGCTCTTATTGGGCATTGCCACCCTGACAGCCTTGGTAGTGGTTCTGTTCTGGGATACTTATCGCTTAACCGCCATTGCCATCAGTGCTGGTGTGTTGATCGGTGCCAGTTTGCTACTCGCGGTTATCGCGATTCGCCAGTCCAAGCAACACTCTCTTTTAAAAGAAACACTCAAACAGCTGGCTGCAGACCGAGCACTGCTTGAGGAGCCAAGTGATGAAACCATCCGCAGACACCGCTAA
- a CDS encoding YqjK family protein — translation MKPSADTAKPPTKPLSRAERKALLLAELEQQRVDILVESEYLQQAASPLDRNWQSFKLPLYAVGGFAAFKLMRHPGGAMAAGRKALAGYMLFKKLKLLSKVAT, via the coding sequence ATGAAACCATCCGCAGACACCGCTAAGCCGCCAACAAAACCCCTTAGCCGCGCTGAGCGCAAAGCGCTGCTGCTGGCTGAGCTGGAACAGCAGCGCGTAGATATTTTGGTCGAAAGTGAATATTTACAGCAAGCCGCTTCACCACTGGATAGAAACTGGCAAAGCTTCAAGCTACCGCTTTACGCTGTCGGTGGCTTTGCTGCATTCAAGCTAATGCGCCATCCAGGCGGTGCCATGGCAGCAGGCAGAAAGGCGCTTGCGGGCTATATGCTGTTCAAGAAGCTTAAATTATTATCCAAAGTGGCTACTTAA
- a CDS encoding TlyA family RNA methyltransferase, with the protein MMRLDQLLVSQGLANSRTRAQRLIRHGRISLAENGKPLTKASEKWPDDTRFEVEDDPEERYVSRAGLKLEAVLKALELRFDDDVVLDIGQSTGGFSDCALRFGARHVIGVEVGHGQLAPELRGDPRVTCLEGVNARSMSSSEALNSVLATHPIDSAIMDVSFISQTLILPEIAALLPSSGQLISLVKPQFELTPGALDKRGVVRDPKRFTEVEASIRSACEACGLTIRHWQESPITGGDGNREFLLHAVKDT; encoded by the coding sequence ATGATGCGACTCGATCAACTGTTGGTCAGCCAGGGGCTGGCCAACTCCCGTACCCGCGCCCAAAGGCTTATTCGGCACGGGCGGATAAGCCTTGCCGAGAACGGTAAGCCGTTAACCAAAGCGTCAGAAAAGTGGCCCGACGATACACGGTTCGAAGTAGAAGACGACCCCGAAGAGCGCTATGTATCGCGGGCAGGGTTGAAATTAGAAGCGGTACTTAAAGCACTTGAGCTGCGTTTTGACGACGATGTTGTGCTGGATATAGGTCAATCAACCGGCGGCTTCAGCGACTGCGCGCTGCGCTTTGGCGCCCGCCATGTGATCGGTGTAGAAGTTGGCCACGGCCAGCTTGCACCTGAGTTGCGCGGCGACCCACGCGTCACTTGCCTTGAGGGGGTAAATGCGCGCTCGATGAGCAGCAGTGAAGCCCTGAACAGCGTGCTGGCCACTCATCCCATCGATAGTGCCATCATGGACGTTTCCTTTATCTCCCAAACGCTGATTCTGCCCGAGATTGCTGCCCTGTTGCCATCAAGCGGTCAGTTGATCTCGTTGGTAAAACCGCAATTTGAGCTAACCCCTGGCGCCCTGGATAAACGCGGCGTTGTACGCGACCCTAAGCGCTTCACAGAAGTAGAAGCCAGTATTCGCAGCGCCTGCGAAGCTTGCGGACTGACTATTCGCCACTGGCAGGAGAGCCCAATTACCGGCGGCGACGGCAACCGCGAATTTCTTCTGCACGCCGTAAAGGACACTTAA